Below is a window of Halolamina sp. CBA1230 DNA.
CCGCGGCTCCTCGTTCCCACAGGATTGACACACCCACGTGTCGCCCTCCGTCCGCATCATCGAACTACACTCGTCGCAGAACTTCATACGTAGCAGGACACGGGTGCCGGGTTTAGGTGTTAACTTCCGGCCAAACGTGGATTTCGACGGCGCCGAAGAACCGACTCCGCGGCCGCCTACGGCACCGGCGGCTCCTCGGCGTCCAGCGCCGCCGCCCGCAGCTGCCGTTCCTCGTCGGTCTCGACTGCGAGGTCAGGCACGGGCTGGACCGACTCCTCGTCGTCGATGGCGACGAACGTGAGGTGTGAGGAGGCGGTCTCGCGCTCGACGCCCTCGCTGGGTCGCTCGGCGGTCACGTCGACGCGGACCTGCATGCTCGTCTCGCCCGTGTCGTACACGTAGGCGGTCAGCACGGCGATGTCGCCGAGGTCGATCGGCGCGTGGAAGTCGACGCGCTCGATGCTGGCGGTGACGACCTGCGAGCGCGCAAAGCGCCGGGCCGCGACCACGCCGCCGAGGTCCATGCGGTGGAGCACCCAGCCACCCAGCGCCCGCCCGAGGTTGTTAGTCGCGTCGGGCATCACCACCTCGCTGGTCTCGGTGTAGGAGTCGATGAGTCTCACCACTCCAGCGACCCCCCGGATCGGTACTCCGTCACCTGCGTCTCGAAGAAGTTCTTCTCGCGGTTGAGGTCGGCGGCCTCCGAGAGCCACGGGAACGGGTTCTCGGTGCCGTACGCCTCGTCCATCCCGAGCTGGGTCAGCCGGCGGTCCGCGACGTACTCGACGTACTCAGCGAACTGTTCCGGCCCCATGCCGAGGATTTCTTCCGGGCAGGCCTCGCGGGCGTACTGCTGTTCGAGGTCGACGGCGTCGAGGATGAGCTCGCGGATCTCATCCTCGAACTCGTCGGTCCAGGCATCGGTCTCGGCCCGGATCGCGTTGATCAGTTCGATGCCGAAGCCGAGATGCAGCGACTCGTCGCGCATGATGTACTCGAACTGCTCGCCGATGCCCTCCATCTTCCCCTGTCGCTTGAGGCCGAGCATCATCGCGAACCCGGCGTAGAAGAAGATCCCCTCCATGATCACGTAGAAGCCGATCAAGTCACGGAGGAACGCCCGCACGTCGTCCTCGTCGTCGATGGTGAACTCGGGGTCGTCGACGACCCTGGTGAGGTCGACGACGAACTCGTCTTTGGCCTCGATCGCGGGGATACGGTCGTACATCCCGTAGAGGTACTCGGGGTCGAACCCCAGCGAGTCACAGCAGTAGATGAACGTGTCCGTGTGGATCGCCTCCTCGTACGCCTGCCGCAGGAGGTACTGCCGGCACTCCGGCGCCGTGACGTGGTCGTACACCGCGAGCACGATGTTGTTCGCGGTCAGCGACTCCGCCGTCGAGAAGAAGCCGAGGTTCCACTCGACCAGCTGTCGCTCGGCGTCGGTGAGCTCGTCGCCGTTCCACTGCTTCACGTCGTTGCCCATCGGGATCTCCTGGGGGACCCAGTTGTTGTCGACGCCGGCCTCGTAGTACTCGCGGGCCCACTCGTAGTCGACGGGGAGGATCTTGTTCGGGTCGTGCGTGTCGCCGTCGGTGAGGTAGCTGATCGGCATTACTGACAGGCCTCGCAGGTGGGGTCCTCGACGCTCGGGAGCTCCGAGTCGTCGCTCGCGTCGCAGGCGTCGCCGCCGTCGGCTCCATCGGACGGCGGCGACGTCCGGCCGCCGTCGGCGGCCGCCTCGCCCTGTTCGTCAGTCGCGTCGTCGCCCGCATCGCCGTCCGCGTCCCGGCGCTGTGTCCGCCCGTACTCGTCCATGTCCAGCGTCGACTTCTCGAACTGGCTGGCGCCGAGCGTGCGCAGGTAGTACGTCGTCTTCAGCCCGAGCTCCCACGCGCGCTGGTACACGTCGTCGAGCAGCGTGCCGTCCGTGGAGGGGAAGAACACGTTGTGGCTCTGGGACTGGTCGACCCAGATCGCCCGCCGGGCGGTGAGTTCCAGCTGGTGGCGCGGGTCGATCTCGAAGGCGCCGCGGTGGCGCTCCCGCAGCGCGGGCGGGATCGACTCGATCTCCTGGATCGCGCCGTCGTGGTACTTGATCCGGTCCAGCATCTCGTCGGTCCAGAGCCCCAAGTCGTCCAGTTCCTCGACCAGATGCTCGTTGACGACGGTGAACTCGCCGCTCATGTTCGACTTCACGTAGAGGTTCGAGTACCGCGGCTCGATCGAGGGTGTGGTGCCCGCGATGGTGGAGATGGTCGCCGTCGGCGCGACCGCGGTGGTGTTGGAGTTGCGCATCCCGTGTTCGGCGACGTGGTCGCGCACTTCGCCCCAGTCGAGGCGCTCCTCGGGGTCCACGTCGACGGGCTCGCCGCGCTCCTCCTCCAGCAGTTCGACGGTGTCCTGCGGGAGCAGCCCGCGATCCCACTTCGACCCCTCGTAGGAGTCGTACGTGCCGCGCTCCTTCGCCAGCCGCGACGAATTGAGGATCGCGTGGTAGGCGACCTGTTCCATCGTCCGGTCGGCCACCTCCAGCGCCTCGTCGCTGGCCATCCCGACGCCGCGTTCGGTCAGCATCTCGTGGAACCCCATCACGCCGAGGCCCACGGGGCGGTGCCGGGTGTTCGCGCGCTCGGCGCGGTCGGTGGGGTAGAAGTTCAGGTCGACGACGTTGTCGAGCATCCGCATCGCCGTCTCGACGGTGTCAGAAAGCGCCTCGCGATCCAGTTCCTCGCCGTCGACGTGCTTCGCGAGGTTGACCGAGCCGAGGTTACAGACCGCAGTTTCGTCCTGCGAGGTGTTGAGGGTGATCTCCGTACAGAGGTTCGAGCTGTTGATCGTCCCGTAGTGGTCCTGCGGCGAGCGGACGTTACAGGGGTCCTTGAACGTGATCCACGGGTGGCCCGTCTCGAACAGCCGGGTGAGCATCGTGCGCCACAGCTCCGCAGCCTCGACGCGCTCGTACTGCCGGAGCTCGCCGTCGTCCGCGGCCTGCTCGTACCGCTCGTACAGCTCCTCGAACTCCTGGCCCGTCGCCTCGTGGAGCTCCGGGACCTCGTCCGGCGAGAACAGCGTCCACTGCTCGCCGGCGCGGACCCGTTTCATGAACAGGTCCGGCACCCACGCCGCAGTGTTCATCTCGTGGGTGCGCCGGCGCTCGTCGCCAGTGTTGCGCTTCAGGTCGAGGAACGCCGGGAAGTCCAGATGCCACGCCGCGAGGTACGCACAGGCCGCCCCGCGGCGCTTCCCGGAGCGATTGATCGCGCCGGTCACGTCGTCGGAGATGTTGAGGAACGGGATCACGCCCGTCGACTCGACGCCGGTGGACTCGATCAGCGAGCCCTCGGCGCGGACGTTCGTCCAGTCGTTGCCGAGCCCGCCGGACCACTTCGAGAGCTTCGCGTGGGCCTTGTAGGAGTCGAATATGTCCTCCAGATCGTCCTGCACCGTCGTGAGGTAGCAGGAGGAGAGCTGTGGGTGGGTGGTGCCGGCGTGGAACAGCGTCGGCGTCGAGTGGACGAACCGCAGCGTCGACAGCGCGTCGTAGAACTCGACGGCGCGGGCCTCGCGGTCCTCCGGGTCCTCCGCGAGCGCGACGCCCATCGCCACGCGCATCCAGAACGCCTGCGGGAGTTCCAGTGGCTCGTCCTCCTCGACGGTCCGGAGGAAGTAGCGCTGCACCAGCGTCGAGACGGCCATGTAGCCGAACTCCTCGTCGCGCTCTGGCACGAGCGCGTGCGAGAGCGACTCAAGGTCGTACTCGGCCATTCGGTCGTCGAGCAGGTCGCGCTCGACGCCGCTCTCGATCGCCTCCACGAACGACGCGCGGTACGTCTCGCCCGAGAGCGGGCCGTCGGTGCCGGTCACGTTGCGGGCGTGGCGCCAGCGCGCGACCCGTGCGGCCGCGTCGTCGTGCGCGGGGTCGCGCTCGGTGCGCGCGGTCAGCACGCCGATCAGCGCCTCGTCGATCTCGTCAGCGTCGGCGTCCTCGTAGCTGTCGCGCTCGGCGGCGCGGGCGAGCTCCTCGCGGTCGCTCGCGAGGTCGAAATCCGCCGTCGCCGCGGCGAGTCGGTCCTCGATTCGGTCGGTCGTCGGTGGGGTTGCCTGAGTCATGTCCACGGCGGGCCCGTCGGGAGCGACCGACAGCGTCGCCACTCACGGAGCCGCCCTCGGTCGTTTTCGGCTCGCTCCCGCGAACCGAGCCCTGCCGTCTGTTCGGTTTTCGGCGACCGGGTTAAGGCTTTCCCAGTTTGATTGTAGTAGTACAACTTCGTTTGTTCTCCGCCGCACAGACGGTCCGACGCGCCGCTGTTCGGGCGGTACTGACGACAGAGAACGATCGGTTCGGTCGGCGGGAATCGGTGCTATCGGCCCTCACGGAGCCGTTCGCCGATCTCGGACGGGAGGTCCGTCCCCGCGACGGCGTCGACGACCCGGTCGATATCGTAGCTCACGCGGTGCTCCTCGACCGACTGGTCGTCGAGGTCGACGACCGCGTACGCCGCGTCGGGGTCGCGGTCACGCGGCTGGCCGACGCTGCCGGGGTTCAGCACGATCCCGTCACCGAACACGGCGTGGTGCTGGACGTGCGTGTGGCCCATGATCAGCAGTTCCTCTTCGTCGAGCAGGCCGGCGGCGAACTCTCGCGGGTAGGTGTAGTGGTCCGGATCGTCCGGGTGGCCGTGGACGATCTTCACCCGATCGTCGACGACGTGGCGCTCGACCGGGAGCGCGTCCAGCCAGTCGATCGCATCGGCGTCGAGCTGCTCGCGGGCGTAGTCGACGCCGGCTTTCGCCATCCCGTTGAAGCCGGCGACGTCGTCGCTGGCGACCGCGCGGTCGTGGTTCCCCTGTACGGTCGGGATCTCCCGCTCGCGGACGATCTCGACACACTCGGCGGGCCAGGGGTTGTAGCCGACGACGTCGCCGGCACAGACCAGCCCGTCGACCGACGGCATGTCCTCGAGCACCGTCTCTAGCGCGGGCAGATTGCCGTGGATGTCCGAGATGACGCCGAGTTTCATGGCCGGCGGAAACGGGGCGATGGGGAAAAGGACCGTGGCTACTCGCCGTTGTGGATCGCCGTCTCGACGCCGCCGTCGACGGACACCCCCGCAGCACAGACGGCGTGTTCGAACGCGTGGTCGTACAGCTCCCGGGCCGCCGCGGTGGCCCCGTCGGCCTCGAGCGCGAACGGCTCGGGGTCGTCCTTCTCGTAGGTGGCGACCAGCGTCGGCTCCGTGACCTCGCGGACGAGCAGTGCGTCCCGACGCACCGTGCCGACGGACGCGGTCTCTTCCCCCACGACCGCGGCGATACGGGGCGTGTCGTAGTCGTCCTTCTCGAAGTCCAGCGCGAACAGCGCGGTCGCGAGCGCGTCGCGGGGCGGGTAGCCGAGTTCGAGTTTCTCCGCGACCGGGTCGACGTGGGAGCCGTTGCCGACCGCGGCCATCGCGTCGCCGTCGCGTTCGACGCGCCGGACGCAGTTGTAGGAGACGTAGGGGTTGTCCGTGGGCTCGGCGTCGTCGGTCGGGACGACGGTGAGCCCTGCGTCGCGCTCGATCACCTTCCGGTTCGGGAACGAGCGCGAGGAGACGCGGTAGGCTGCCAGTCCTGGCGCGGCGACGAGGAAGCGACCGACGTACATGGTGGTTTTGGAGCGGCAGGACGCCAAGTAGGTGGTGGTTCCCGACGATCGAGAACGACGCTACGACGATTCCCACCCGTCGGGAACGACCGTCGGGGCATAAGGCCGGCGCGCCCGGACCTCCAGATATGGCAACGAGAGAGGTCACACTCAGAAGTACAGTGGCAGGGTTCACCGCGGAGGGGAAGCTCCACACGCTCAGCGTCTGGTTCATCCTCGCGCTGCGGCTGATGATGGGGCTGGCGTTCCTCCAGAGCGGTGTGGACAAAGTGCTCTCGGGGAGCTTCTCGGCGGCGGGCTACCTCCAGAACGCGCCGCGGGCGAACGGCAGCCCCGTCGCCGGGCTGTTCGAGGCGATGGGGTCGTCGCCGTTGTTCGTCGACTTCGTGAACGTCGCCGTTCCCTGGGGGGAGGTGCTGATCGGGCTGGGTCTGCTCGTCGGCGGCCTCACCCGACTGGCCGCGTTCTGGGGCGCGCTCATGATGCTGCTGTTCTACCTGGGTAACTGGGAGATCTCCCACGGCTACATCAACGGCGACTTCGCGTACATGCTCACGTTCCTCGCCGTCGCCGCCTTCGGCGCGGGCAGGATCCTCGGGCTCGATCAGTACATCGAGCAGTACGAGATCGACGGCCAGCCGCTCGTCGAACGCTACCCGTGGATGCGGTACTTCCTGGGGTAGCACCGCGGCCGCGAACTTCTTTCCGTGAAGCCGCGTGGAACCGACACGTGGCGAGCGAACAGGACTGCATCGACGCGCTCCGCGAAGCCGCGCGGGAACTGGGCGCGTCGCCGACGAAAGCCGAGTACGAGCAACTCGGGCTGACGCCGGCCTCGGCGACGATCATCCGGACGATCGGCGGCTGGAACGACGCGAAAGAGCAGGCGGGGCTGGCGACCAACGTCTCGACCGGGAGCCGAGTCGGGCCGCCGCCGGAAGGCGTCGACGACGACGTTCGCGAGCGGTGGGCGGAGCTGTCGGTCGACCAGCGCTGGCACTACCGGAACCGGGAGTGGAACACCGAGCGGACGCTGAACCGCCGGGCGGAGCTCCAGTCGTGGGTGGACGAGCGGAGCGCCGACGCCGGGTGTGCTCGGTGCGGCGAGTCCGCCCCCGCCTGTCTCGATTTCCACCATCGCGATCCCGGCGAGAAATCGAGGAGTGTCAGTCGGCTGATCGTCGACGGCGTCTCACGGGAACGGCTCCGGGAGGAGATGGAGAAGTGTACGGTGCTCTGTGCGAACTGCCACCGGAAGGAACACGACGAAGAGCCGTGATCGACTCCGAAACACTCATACCTCCCAACGGACTACGAGGGATTGCTGAGAAATCGCCGTCAAGCGAGACGGTGGTAGATATGTCAGTCCATTGGGGTAGTGGCCAATCCTGAAGCCTTCTGGGGGCTTCGACCCTGGTTCGAATCCAGGATGGACTACTTCCTCGCAGTTTTCGATCGGCGAGCGGCCGCCGTATCAGTCGAAATTCGCCGCGATCACTCCGACTCCACGAGTCGCTTCACCTTCGACCAGTGCCCGTGCCGCAGCGCCACTCGTCCTCGACGCCCTCCTTTCGGGCTCCGCCGAGACTGACCAGCTGACCACAGACGATTGGGGTCACTGCCCTGGAGCGTGACTGTCTCCTCGTCCACGCGTGCCAGACCGGGAAGGTGCCGCGAGGAACGGACTACTTCTCGACGTCCAGCAGCGCCACGCGCTCCAGCACCAGGTCCGCCAGCCCGCCGTCGACGGCGTCGAGTTCGGCGTCCGAGACGTCGAAGAACGCCCGAACGGTCACCTCGTCGTACTCGCCCAGCACCGACGCCTCGTCGACGTGCTCCCGGAGCATCTCGATCGCGTCCGCCTCGGCCTCGGCGTCGCCGGCCGGCGAGTCCACGAGCACGACGACGCGGTTCTCGCCCTCGGCGACACCCATCTCCAGCGCGCGGTTGATCTGTCGGCGCCCAGCCGCGTAGCAGAGCACCTCGACCGCGCGCTCCCGAGCGACGTTCTCGCCGCGGGCGATCGCACGGTCGGCGCGGTCGAGCGCACGTCGGAGATGTGCCTCGGAGACGACGTAGTCGGCGTCGAACGCCTGGACGGTCGTCCCGGTCGCTTCGGCCACGTCGTCGAGCGTCGCGAGGAACGAATCGAGGTCGTCGACCGTGACCGTCCCGTCGAGCAGCCGCATTCAGAAATCACCCAGCGACGCCTGTCCGCCGTCTTCCTCGCGGCCGACACGCTCCGCGTCGGCGTCGGCCGTCACGCCGTCCATCGAGGGGTCCTCGCGGCCGACGTTCTCGAGGACGTTCTCGGCGGTCTTCTGCCCCCGCAGCGCACCAAGCACGACCGACTTGTCGGCCTCGCGGAGATCCGCGCGGGACTCGATCCCGGCCTCGAACAGCCGCCGTGCGCGTTTGCGCCCGACGCCGCGGACGCCAGTGAGGTCGAGCAGCTCCTCCCGGACGCCGTCCTCGACGCGCTTCTTGGCCTCGCGGACCGCGACGA
It encodes the following:
- a CDS encoding metallophosphoesterase; the protein is MKLGVISDIHGNLPALETVLEDMPSVDGLVCAGDVVGYNPWPAECVEIVREREIPTVQGNHDRAVASDDVAGFNGMAKAGVDYAREQLDADAIDWLDALPVERHVVDDRVKIVHGHPDDPDHYTYPREFAAGLLDEEELLIMGHTHVQHHAVFGDGIVLNPGSVGQPRDRDPDAAYAVVDLDDQSVEEHRVSYDIDRVVDAVAGTDLPSEIGERLREGR
- the cgi121 gene encoding KEOPS complex subunit Cgi121, which translates into the protein MRLLDGTVTVDDLDSFLATLDDVAEATGTTVQAFDADYVVSEAHLRRALDRADRAIARGENVARERAVEVLCYAAGRRQINRALEMGVAEGENRVVVLVDSPAGDAEAEADAIEMLREHVDEASVLGEYDEVTVRAFFDVSDAELDAVDGGLADLVLERVALLDVEK
- a CDS encoding IMP cyclohydrolase; amino-acid sequence: MYVGRFLVAAPGLAAYRVSSRSFPNRKVIERDAGLTVVPTDDAEPTDNPYVSYNCVRRVERDGDAMAAVGNGSHVDPVAEKLELGYPPRDALATALFALDFEKDDYDTPRIAAVVGEETASVGTVRRDALLVREVTEPTLVATYEKDDPEPFALEADGATAAARELYDHAFEHAVCAAGVSVDGGVETAIHNGE
- a CDS encoding ribonucleotide-diphosphate reductase subunit beta, whose protein sequence is MPISYLTDGDTHDPNKILPVDYEWAREYYEAGVDNNWVPQEIPMGNDVKQWNGDELTDAERQLVEWNLGFFSTAESLTANNIVLAVYDHVTAPECRQYLLRQAYEEAIHTDTFIYCCDSLGFDPEYLYGMYDRIPAIEAKDEFVVDLTRVVDDPEFTIDDEDDVRAFLRDLIGFYVIMEGIFFYAGFAMMLGLKRQGKMEGIGEQFEYIMRDESLHLGFGIELINAIRAETDAWTDEFEDEIRELILDAVDLEQQYAREACPEEILGMGPEQFAEYVEYVADRRLTQLGMDEAYGTENPFPWLSEAADLNREKNFFETQVTEYRSGGSLEW
- a CDS encoding ribonucleoside-diphosphate reductase subunit alpha, which codes for MTQATPPTTDRIEDRLAAATADFDLASDREELARAAERDSYEDADADEIDEALIGVLTARTERDPAHDDAAARVARWRHARNVTGTDGPLSGETYRASFVEAIESGVERDLLDDRMAEYDLESLSHALVPERDEEFGYMAVSTLVQRYFLRTVEEDEPLELPQAFWMRVAMGVALAEDPEDREARAVEFYDALSTLRFVHSTPTLFHAGTTHPQLSSCYLTTVQDDLEDIFDSYKAHAKLSKWSGGLGNDWTNVRAEGSLIESTGVESTGVIPFLNISDDVTGAINRSGKRRGAACAYLAAWHLDFPAFLDLKRNTGDERRRTHEMNTAAWVPDLFMKRVRAGEQWTLFSPDEVPELHEATGQEFEELYERYEQAADDGELRQYERVEAAELWRTMLTRLFETGHPWITFKDPCNVRSPQDHYGTINSSNLCTEITLNTSQDETAVCNLGSVNLAKHVDGEELDREALSDTVETAMRMLDNVVDLNFYPTDRAERANTRHRPVGLGVMGFHEMLTERGVGMASDEALEVADRTMEQVAYHAILNSSRLAKERGTYDSYEGSKWDRGLLPQDTVELLEEERGEPVDVDPEERLDWGEVRDHVAEHGMRNSNTTAVAPTATISTIAGTTPSIEPRYSNLYVKSNMSGEFTVVNEHLVEELDDLGLWTDEMLDRIKYHDGAIQEIESIPPALRERHRGAFEIDPRHQLELTARRAIWVDQSQSHNVFFPSTDGTLLDDVYQRAWELGLKTTYYLRTLGASQFEKSTLDMDEYGRTQRRDADGDAGDDATDEQGEAAADGGRTSPPSDGADGGDACDASDDSELPSVEDPTCEACQ
- a CDS encoding acyl-CoA thioesterase — encoded protein: MPDATNNLGRALGGWVLHRMDLGGVVAARRFARSQVVTASIERVDFHAPIDLGDIAVLTAYVYDTGETSMQVRVDVTAERPSEGVERETASSHLTFVAIDDEESVQPVPDLAVETDEERQLRAAALDAEEPPVP
- a CDS encoding homing endonuclease associated repeat-containing protein; this translates as MASEQDCIDALREAARELGASPTKAEYEQLGLTPASATIIRTIGGWNDAKEQAGLATNVSTGSRVGPPPEGVDDDVRERWAELSVDQRWHYRNREWNTERTLNRRAELQSWVDERSADAGCARCGESAPACLDFHHRDPGEKSRSVSRLIVDGVSRERLREEMEKCTVLCANCHRKEHDEEP
- a CDS encoding DoxX family protein, producing MATREVTLRSTVAGFTAEGKLHTLSVWFILALRLMMGLAFLQSGVDKVLSGSFSAAGYLQNAPRANGSPVAGLFEAMGSSPLFVDFVNVAVPWGEVLIGLGLLVGGLTRLAAFWGALMMLLFYLGNWEISHGYINGDFAYMLTFLAVAAFGAGRILGLDQYIEQYEIDGQPLVERYPWMRYFLG